A single region of the Aphis gossypii isolate Hap1 unplaced genomic scaffold, ASM2018417v2 Contig00671, whole genome shotgun sequence genome encodes:
- the LOC126554982 gene encoding uncharacterized protein LOC126554982: MEIVFFWVMDNQLFQITKFTGLSKNTICDWMNLCRDIPVRMFNKRQPFGGPGQIIQIDECLLRGARKNNKGRFRLADLKAAVVPRQEDEEDTNRNYGRRIGGPWVVGLCCVLENGLTDARFFIVEKRDKETLHQIIKNEVLPGTTIHSDSWLGYKGISEKGYVHETVNHSVNFVDPETGANTQRIESLWRPLRLKIVKKMCGTNEDLLERYLAEYWWRGLNKMDDIFDSFLRDMKICFVDNQ; the protein is encoded by the exons ATGGAGATTGTGTTCTTCTGGGTTATGGACAATCaactttttcaaataacaaaatttacgGGGCTatcaaaaaatactatttgtgACTGGATGAATCTCTGTAGAGATATCCCTGTACGTATGTTCAATAAAAGGCAACCTTTTGGAGGTCCTGGTCAGATTATTCAAATTGATGAATGTTTGTTGCGGGGTgcacgaaaaaataataaaggacGCTTTCGACTTGCTGATTTAAAAGCTGCAGTTGTACCTAGACAAGAAGATGAAGAAGACACCAATCGCAATTATGGTCGGAGAATTGGTGGACCGTGGGTAGTTGGATTATGTTGTGTTTTGGAAAATGGTTTAACTGATGcaagattttttattgttgaaaaaagaGACAAAGAAACAttacatcaaataattaaaaatgag gtacTACCTGGTACAACGATTCATTCCGATTCATGGCTTGGATATAAAGGTATATCTGAAAAGGGCTATGTACATGAAACGGTTAATCATTCAGTGAATTTTGTGGATCCGGAAACTGGTGCCAATACACAGAGAATCGAAAGTCTTTGGAGGCCTCTTAGActgaaaattgttaaaaaaatgtgtggtACTAATGAAGACCTCTTAGAGAGGTACTTAGCCGAGTATTGGTGGCGAGGTCTAAATAAAATGgatgatatttttgatagttttCTTAGAGATATGAAAATATGCTTTGTggataatcaataa